A window of Plasmodium malariae genome assembly, chromosome: 12 genomic DNA:
ACTTCGTTAGTAATTACAACATTAGAAACTACAACATTAGTAAATACGACCgtagtagtagtaacaataatgGTAATTCGTCATGTACAAACAAGCTAAGAAGTGAGAATATCAATGTTGAACTTTTCGATCCTTTTACCACTAACGATACTAATAATATCATGTCAGTGTTAGTTGCACATGGGAAAGTTATCAACTGTGATtgtaaaagaataattatgaaaagaaTAAGTATTTGtggaaaaattttcaaaattaataaaaaaggagcCGTTATTAGAAACATGTTTTATAACCCGAAAGATATAAATTACTTTAAGCCAGTAGAATTACATACGAAATTTGGTTTAACTGGAAAAATATTAGAGTCATTAGGAACCCATGGAAAAATGAAGTGCATGTTTAATGATGTCCTAAAACAGCATGATaaagtttttattaatttgtataaaaGAGTATATCCTATATGGTTCCCTTTAACATGGGGAGGGGACCCCAATTTAGGTCCCGATGATAAGCATTTACAGAAAAAAcggaaaaatattaatttgtcTCATTTGTGATTTTGTTCATTAATTATacgtaataattattttctttttaaataaaattttcttttgctTTAGAAACTTGCAATATGTATCCctcatttaatataaaatttttcttgatattaatttataaatatttgttaatatgctttgtaaaaattattcttttatttttgatttatgtgcatacatgtgagaaaaagaaaaaaaaaaaaaaaataatcaaaattaaattatattgttttacGTTATAATTGGTTAATTCAAAACAAATTAAAGAATTTCAACTGCTAAAATTTTGTtggaaaaatttatatttcatttagttttccttaataaaaaaaaaatatattccaaAAAGAAAATTGGAAATTCTGGAAAATGCTTTtgatttttaagaatatacatatgtataaatatatatatttattaaaaaaaatgttcttaGAAGACATTTTTAatctaaaagaaaaaagaacaaatcaACCAAGTTAAAATGAAATGCCCTTGtgatttattatttgtttttttatattttattaatgatgaaatattttcattattcttttgattgtgttaaaatattttctttttaaggTAAAACAGTGACATAATGGAGAAACTACAGGTGCCTCAACAATATCAATGTATATAGACTTGTCTATGTCTACTTATGTAATGGTATATAGTTCTACACACGTGTTCACATGTGTGTGCATATTGTTTATATCCGCAGTTATCCTTATACTCTAAAACGAAAGCACTTgctattttaaataaatgcaaTTCAAATTATGAAGAGATTACGTTAGATATACATACGAATTTCTTTAACAGTGtaatatttgatttttttttttttttttattttttaaagcttaatataaaaattaacatttttgtttttctctttttcttcttttgtatagctaaaatttaattttcttttttttttttgccacATTAGgtttattataaaacaaaaaaactaaCAAAGAAAACACATAAAAAGTACATGCAACATATGAACGAAGATATATtatctaaataaatatgtcaTTCGTATTCAAAAGAAAgtaattttgtaataaaaatagtattacAAAAACTTCTTTTTcgatatttaaattaaaaaaaaaaaaaagaaatggaaaaaaataaataaaattaaatatagtaaaaattacAACATTAATAAAGGTGCtaatctaaaaaaatatattgataataatttatatagataatgggaaaataaaaaaaataggataGCGTAAGGgagtttaaataaattaataaaaaggcATCTTATggatataattaaaagataaGCTATTactacattaaaaaaataacaatgaTGATTACAATATTAACAAAAgtgttaaaaattaattactaCATAATTCCTtcgttcttttttaattttttataattattattttttcttattttcttacGTTGGGTTACttagtatttttaaaaagtatttccatatatatatatacatgtataaaagCATGTGAATTAATTTTCTGTAAAAATGTACACTTCATTATATAAGGTCAAGCATACTATTACACACACTGCTATTACTTATGCGACCACTTAATTTCTTCACATTATAATAACTCAATATTTTCTCCATAACTTTTGGGAGGGGAAAAGTCTCTTGAtgtcatataattattttgatttgATCTGTTTCGGGCTAACTTAAAATCGTTATTTCTTGTTTTATTCCTTTCACTGGAATAAGACAAAAGCGTTGGAACGTCCTCCTCGTTGTCATCCTTTAAAAGCAGTTTCAAGTGCaaaaatagtagtaatataatataataattttgacgtagtgacatatatatataaatgtaaatataaatatgtatttatatatatatacatttatatatatagatagatatattCACAAAATGCGCAACTTGACCAGCTAGAAAGTTGAAAACGAATaaagaataagaataaaaacaaatcggacacaataatattatataaataaaaaaatgttaagaaAAAGATTAGGATGATGAAGTTATATCCTACTTGTTGCGCGTCTATAAATTCCATTTCTGGTTCAAATACATTGTTACTTACATTTCCTCTTTTAGTTTTAATGACTGAATATTTAACATGTTCAAAAGTATCGAAACCTGCAAAAAGGGCGAAACCGGGTgcataaagaaaaaaaagtgaaaaggGTGAACATAAAGGTTACATGAACGAGACAAATAACTAGACATTAATGCAACTTCATTAACACGTAATAAAATGAtgtggtatatatatatatatatgaaagaaaaaataaaaattaactaaAAACATGGgctgtatatatgtgcactATAATTACCATAGTTGTAAAACAGgtttttaaattttggaTTTCTGCACATGTAGGTAACTATGAGCATAATCAGGcctataataaatattataaataaaatagactTAGCGCctaaaacaaaaaggaaaaaagaaaaaaaaaaaaaaaagtatacgtattaaaataatacagtatattataaaatattatatgacATTACAGTACATCacaatatataacaatatatgaTGTTATATAGTACAAATATAAAGGAAACACAAAATGAcactatataaataaaaaaaggcaCAAGGAAacaaaaggataaaaataaaaataaaaattatggttGCATTTATTGTACTTAATTAGTTTTTATAGAGTTTACTTCTATTAAAAGGAGCGTGTGCTGGGCAAGGGACAGGAACTTTCTCAGGAATCCAACCATTAATACAGATATCACCAGGTACTTTCCTATATGCATttgcataaaaataagaactGCTTGTACATCCTTCAACTGTTAAAGTTGGATCATTGGGCTTACATTCATAACTTCCAATTTTACGGGTGAAACCAGTTTCACATTCATAATCTTCTGGTGTACATTCGCAAGCTTTTTTATCAACTGTTCTTTTTAAATCTTTTCCGTTAAAACATTCAGATGTCTGTTTTCTTCTTGTGTAAGTAATTTTTCTACCTAAAGTACATTTATCAGAAAAGGATCCACTACCAGGTGACCATGTTTCATAATCTGAAGAAACCGAATCAGCTGCCCACAAACCTTTACATAAAGGTTGACCAAGAGTATTAAAATCAAGATGATATAGAACACCAACATCATTTCTTGTACCATACACTAAAAATTCGACAGAGGAAGAATTCGGTTCTGCTACAATATTATCAACATCAATTGAAAATTGTCCTAATTCAAAATCAAACCAACTTTGTCCTTCATTCCAACTAAATACAATTTGATTTGTTTTATGTAAATCATCAGCCATAACTATTAAACCTCCATGATCTCCATactcataaatatatggacCTTTATGAGCTTCCATCCATGTTACTCCTCCATCTCTTGACAAAAAAGTATTTACTTCATCGCTTTCATATCTTAAATGACTTCCAACATTACCTGTTCCCATAATTATTCCAACAGCATTTTCTATAGAATAAAATGGAGCATACTGATGATAATTTGTTATACCATGTAAATGTAGATAACAGTTATCTCCACAGTCATATCTATTTCCTCTACTGTCCACTTTTGGTGCTTTTAAATAAGACCAATGACCACCTTtgttaaaagaaattacTGTTCTAACTAAATCTTCATTTTTCCCTTTTGCCGAtagttttttccttttttcagtATTTGTTTGAAATGGACTGAACTCATCTTCTAATTGtgctttaaaattattaaacctTAAATCTTCATCTTTAATT
This region includes:
- the PmUG01_12065200 gene encoding sortilin, putative; translated protein: MKKKVERRNCLRYKKSYRSDETKMRNFFSKNINKNCSFLYIFFFLFFSLIYLAQCQITKKKVSVSEINFDSAVDDVQWCGNNHMTVLVKTVKGRLYRSADGGKIWTNITSNLSENGNNKNDASNHTNEMTVVDLIMVNPVDKNVVLIIGNQKNHYVSENAGETFRLVNYKNKINFWQFHSTKTHWALVSSWTSACYSTDEKNGECMQTLSVTKDLGRTFQLIDIYVVQFNWGDKESHLEDTVYYTHHKNRNGHQQRFSGWSKDVDFVSTDNFGRSVDVLVKQGNKFLISNGYIFVARLNDVIKQTVNMMVSTDGGKTFNKANLPENIHEKSYTVLDTSEGAIMLHVNHGISSDRVNTGNVYISDASGLNYTLSLPNNIRTSSGECEFDKVLSLDGVYIANFLDDQDEIKDEDLRFNNFKAQLEDEFSPFQTNTEKRKKLSAKGKNEDLVRTVISFNKGGHWSYLKAPKVDSRGNRYDCGDNCYLHLHGITNYHQYAPFYSIENAVGIIMGTGNVGSHLRYESDEVNTFLSRDGGVTWMEAHKGPYIYEYGDHGGLIVMADDLHKTNQIVFSWNEGQSWFDFELGQFSIDVDNIVAEPNSSSVEFLVYGTRNDVGVLYHLDFNTLGQPLCKGLWAADSVSSDYETWSPGSGSFSDKCTLGRKITYTRRKQTSECFNGKDLKRTVDKKACECTPEDYECETGFTRKIGSYECKPNDPTLTVEGCTSSSYFYANAYRKVPGDICINGWIPEKVPVPCPAHAPFNRSAKSILFIIFIIGLIMLIVTYMCRNPKFKNLFYNYGFDTFEHVKYSVIKTKRGNVSNNVFEPEMEFIDAQQDDNEEDVPTLLSYSSERNKTRNNDFKLARNRSNQNNYMTSRDFSPPKSYGENIELL